The genome window TGCCCTCGCGAATGCCGAGGACGTCAAGAAGGTCAAGGTTCGATCCGTGCTGACCTGTGATTCGGAGTACGGCGTGTGTGGTACCTGTTACGGGATGAGTCTTGCCACAGGCCGGACGGTCGAACTCGGCGAGGCTGTGGGGATCATGGGCGCCCAGTCGATCGGTGAGCCGGGAACACAGCTGACGATGCGGACCTTCCACACCGGCGGTGTTGCCGGCGCGGACATCACTCATGGTCTTCCCCGAGTCGTGGAGCTGTTTGAAGCCCGCACCCCGAAGGGCAAGGCGGTGCTCGCCGAAGTCGGTGGTGTCGTCCATGTCGAGGAAGACGAGGAAGGTCGCCGCGTGATTGTCGACGGTCCTGAAGGCGAGGCCACGTACACGATCTCGCGTCGTGCCCGGGTGCTCGTTCAGGAGGGCTCCGAAATCGAGCCGGGTACTCCGCTCACGCAAGGATCACTCGATCCGAAGGAGGTCCTGGAGATCTCCGGCGTGCGAACCGCCCAGAAGTATCTCGTCGATCAGGTCCAGAACGTGTACCGGTCCCAGGGTGTGGACATCCACGACAAGCACATCGAGTTGATCGTGCGCCAGATGCTGCGTCGGATCCGCGTCGTGAGTGTGAACGATTCCTCGTTCCTTCCGGCGGAACTCGTGGATGAGCGCCGCTTCCGTGACGCCAATCGGGCGCTCGTCGGTGAAGGCAAGACGCCGGCAGAAGGCCGTGCCGAACTGATGGGGATCACGAAGGCTTCTCTGGCAACGGACTCGTGGCTGTCGGCCGCTTCGTTCCAGGAGACCACCCGCGTGCTGACCGAGGCAGCGATCTCCGCCAAATCCGACCACATGCGCGGTCTCAAGGAGAACGTGATCATCGGCAAGCTGATCCCGGCGGGGACGGGATCCAAGATGTACCAGTCGATCGAGCCGGTCCTTCCCGATGCGGCACCGATGTCGGCGCTCGGATTGTTCGGAGAGCCGACCCCTTCGACGTCGGAAGAGGACATGCTGCCGGCAGATCCGGCGGAATGGTTGGCATCACTCGGCGGATCCGAACCCATCCAACCGGAAGACGACGACGACGAATGATGATGCCGGATCCGGGAGGGTCCACATCGGTGTTTGGTGAGAAGTACCGGGCGGTACCGCCCGGTACTTCTCCTTTCTCACCGATCACGGATTACTGATCACTGGCAACCGGGTCTCGGGCGGGCGAGTCTGTCAGATCCCCAGATACGCCTGCTTGACGGCATCGTTCTGTTCGATCTCTGCAGACGTTCCGTGGAAGTCGACTTTGCCTTCGCTCATGACGAAGGCGTACTCGCTGACTTTGAGGGCCATGCGGACATTCTGTTCGACGAGCAGAATCGTCAGGCCTTCCCGCTGGAGCTGCTGAAGAGAATGGAACAGCTCGAGGGTGAGCACCGGTGCGAGACCGAGGGACAGTTCGTCGATCATGAGGATCTTTGGTTCCGCCATGATCCCGCGGGCCACGGCGAGCATCTGCTGCTCACCGCCACTCATGGTTCCGGCGCTCTGCTTGGAGCGTTCTTCGAGCCGTGGAAACAGTGTGAATACCTTTGTGAGATTGCTGTCCATGCGGGCGCGGGCCCGTTTCGGCGTCGCGCCCATCTCGAGGTTCTCGCGAACGGTCATGTCGCTGAAGAGCTGGCGCCCTTCCGGGACCATGATCATGCCGAGTTCCGCCTTCGCATGAGCCGGCATCCGGCTGACATCTTCGCCCTGGAATGTCACGGTGCCTTCCCACGGGGTGATCTGACCCATGATCGTGCGGAGCAACGTCGTTTTTCCTGCGCCGTTGGAACCCACCAACGCCGTGAGTTTGCCTTCTTCCACGACCAGGTCGAGACCCCAGAGGATCTGCAGTTCTCCGTAGCCGGAGACGACGCCGCGGACGTCGAGCATTTCCATCACGACCTCCCCTCTTCCAGGATCTGGGCTGCCAGCTCCGGATTGCCGAGGTATGCCTCGATGACCTGCTCGTCCTCGGAGACTTCCGATGGGGTCCCATCCGCGATCATTCCTCCGTAGTTGAGGACGATGATCCGGTCGGAGAGGTTCATGATGGCATGCATGATGTGCTCGATCATGATGATCGTGACACCCTGGTCCCTGATCTGGCGGATGGTGGTGAGCATGCCGTGGACTTCCGTCTGGTTCAGTCCTGCCAGCACCTCGTCGAGCAGCAGCAGATGCGGTCTCGCTGCGAGCGCTCGAGCCATTTCGAGTCGCTTCTTCTGCGCAACATTCAGACTGCCCGCAAGCATCTCCGAGCGTTCGTGAAGATGCACGAACTCCATCACCTCGTCGGCCACGTCGCCGGCGGCTCCGATCGAGAGGTCGTCCTTGCCGTAGCAGGCGCCGACGATCACGTTCTGGCGAACCGTCAGCTCATTCAAAGGGCGGACGATCTGATGTGTTCGGGACAACCCCAGATGGGCGATGCGGTAGGTCCGCTTGCCGGTGATGTCGGTTCCGCGAAAGATGATCTTGCCGTGAGTCGGGGAGAAGACGCCGTTGATGCAGTTGAACAAGGTTGTCTTGCCGGCCCCGTTCGGGCCGATCATCCCAAGGATCTCGCCACCGTGGAGTGAGAAACTCACGTTGTCGACGGCGGTAAGCCCGCCGAACTGCTTCGTGACCTCTTGGACCTGCAGAATCATTCGAGCACCTTCCGCAGGCGGGGGAAGCGTTTGCGTAACCAGCCGATGGCTCCACCCGGGATGAACAAGATGATCAGCAGGAGCAGGAGGCCGGCCACGGCGAGCTGCACGTTCTTGAAAACGGGGCTTGTGAGGAGCGACCTGCGAAGCTGCTGGTAGACACCGGCACCGAGTACGGGCCCGATCACCGTTCCGAAACCTCCGAGCATGACCATCACGATCAGCTCTATGGACTGCTGGAGCCGAAAGGCGTCACCGGGCTCGATGTTGCCGTTCTTGAAGAAGAACAGCACACCGATGAGGCCGGGGAAGACCGCAGACAACACATAAGACCAGGTCTTCGCGTTCGGAGCGTTGACTCCCATGACCTCTGCTGCGTCTTCATCTTCCCGTATCGCCAGCAACCCCAGTCCAAACTTGGAGCGCTTGACCACGTACGAGACCACGATGACGATCACGGTGATGGCCGCAACGGCCCAATAGACGGTCCACAGTGCGGTCGCCGCGCCCCCGTATTCCTTGTAGACCGAGAACTTCAGATCCATCCCGACGGGACCGCCGAAGGGTTTGAAGTTGTTGACGAGCGCCCGCATGGCCTCGTTCACTCCAATCGTGGCCAGAGCGAAATACGCACCTCGTAAATGGAGGATCGACTTGCCGAGTCCGAGGGCGAGCAGGCCGGCAGCCACTCCGCCGGCGAGCACCGAGAGCCACAGGCTCCAGCCCAGCTGGCTGACCGTGTAGAAGCCGACGTAACCGCCCACGCCGAAGAACACGATATGACCGAACGACACATAGCCGGTGTAGCCGAGCAGGATGTTGAGACTCGAGGCGAGAGCGATTGCCATGAGGATCGTGGACATGGATTCTCGCGTGCTCGCCTTTCCGGACACGGCCGGTATGAGGGCGAGAACGACCACGATGGCGACCGTGAGAAGGAGTCCTGGGACCCGCTTCATGACTTCTTCTTCCCGAACAGGCCTTGCGGCATGACGAGCAGGATCATGATGAAGAGAACGAACTCGAGTACCGGAACCCACGTCGTTTTCATGAACACGGGGACGATGCCCTCGATGAGACCGAGGATCAAGCCCCCAACCAGGGCGCCGAGAGGATTGCCGAGCCCTCCGAGCACGACGATCACGAAGCTCTTCAACTCGTAGATCCCACCCCCCAGGATGTTGATCGGCAGGATCGTCGAAATGAGCCCTCCCGCAATCATGGCGAGCATCGTGCCGATGCCGAACGTGAGCGCCAGGATTCGGGTCGAAGGGATGCCCATCAACTCGGCTGCCTGCCGGTTGTTGGCGACCGCCCTGATGTACTTGCCGTGGCGCGTGCGATACATGAACCAGTAGAGGAGGAATGTCACCAGGATCGCCACGGCCGCTGCCGAGAGGCTGGTGCCGGTCACTGTGATGGGTCCGGCGCTCACACTTCCGAGCGTGTACTCGACGTTGTAGGACGTCGTCGACAGAATCGCCGTCCCAATTCCGATGATCATCATGTTGACCGAGAACGTCGACAGGAGGCTCGACAGTGGTGGCGCGTCGATCACCCGGTGAACGGCGACGAAATAGACGAGGAATCCGAACGCCAGGCCGACGGCGGCGACGATGATCAAGGCAAGGAACGGATTCAGTCCCAAGAATGTGAAGAGCTCATAGACGCCGAACATCCCGATCGCGATCAGCGGTCCATGAGCCAAGTTGATGACGTCCATCACCCCCCAGATCAGCGTGAGACCCATCGCGGCTATGCCGTAGACGAATCCCATCAGCAGACCGTCGAACGATGACGCGACGAGCATGTCCAGGCTCATGGGAGCCCCTTGGGCTGCAGCCCTCCCGTGGTGCTACGACCACGGGAGGGGAATCGATATACCGTCACCGTGCGAGCGGGTAGACGGCGTCTGCAGTTGCACCGGCTTTCGGCCAGACGATCTGCTTCACGAGTTGGTCACCCGACTTCTGCCACTGGACGACGACCATGTCGTGGGCGATCTGGAGGCCGTGGAAGTCGGCGGTCGTGTCGAACCTGAGTGGACCGAAGAAGGTCACCAGGTTCGTGGCGTCGAGCGCAGCCTTGATTGCATCGTTGTCGAGCGAGTCCGCCTTCTGGATCGCGTACTGGAGCAGAAGGCCTGCGGCGTAACCACCGGCGGAGTGATACGAGGGTTCCTCGCCGTACGCAGCCTTGTATTCGGAAACGAAGTCGCTGCTGGAGAGGCCGATCCAGTCTGCACCTGCCGCCGCGGCGGACGCTTCCGTGAACTTGACGGCCGGTTCCCACTGGCTCGGGCCGGCGATGCCGAGGGCGGCGTCGCCGAGCTCGGCGAACGTCGGCTCAGGTGGCGCAACCAGCAGAGACACGAACTTCACGGGGACGTTCTTCTCATAGAGCTGGCGGGCGAATGCACTGCCGTCTTGGAAGTGGCCTCCGCCAAGAATCGCGTCTGGCACCGCCGCCTGGATCTTGTTGATGAACGGATTGAAGTCGGTCGTCTCGGGGTCATAGCCCTCGAACAGGACGACATCGAAACCGTTGTCCTCGGCGTACTTCTTTGCGGCCTTGACGACACCTGTCGAGAACTTCGAGTTCTCGTAGACGAAAGCGATCTTCTTGGCGCTCGGATCGAGGCTCGTCAGCAGGTCGACGGAGCTGGTCAGATAACGACTGGACGGGGTGTACACCTGGTAGACCGAGGTGTAGCCCTGTGTGTACACGGAGTCGGATGCAGCTCCTGTGGTGATCATGACCTTGCCGTACTGCTCGGCGATGACGGCGGAGGCCGCCGTCAGGCCACTCGAATACGGGGAGATGAGGAAGTCTGCATCGTCGTCGGTCGCGAGCTTCGTGTACAGCTCCTGGACACGATCCTTGTTGGACTCATCGTCGTAGGTCACCGCCTTGAACGTGATGACGGTGCCGTCGCCGAGTGTGATGCCGCCGGCGTTGTTCACATCGTCCATCCACAGCTGAAGACCGTCGACCTGGCGGGTCGAAGACGTGTTGAACTTGCCTGTCACCGAGGCCGTGAATCCAATCGTGACGACTTTGGGGGCAGGTGCTCCGGGCGCCGCGGTCGTTCCGGGTGCCGCCGTTGTTCCGGGTGCCGCGGTCGTTCCGGGTGCCGCGGTCGTTCCGGGTGCCGCGGTCGTCGTCGTACCGCCGGACGCGCAAGCGCCAAGCACGAGTGCCAGCACCAATACCAGTGCCGACCAGAGATGAGTGCGTTTCACTATGAATCCCTCCGGGATCGAGTTCGACGAAGGCGACCCGGCGTTGCCGGGTCGTGGGTCGAGTTGGGTTGGGAGATCGGATGTGGAGTGGGTGACCAGTTTGCATCGCCTCGAGTGGCCATGGCAAATTCACCTTCGGTCATGCTGACACACCTCCATATCCGCCCACGGGATCCTAGCATCGGCGTATCTCTCGTGACCTGGTGGGATCGATGTGCATGCGAGCCGTACCTCGCACCGACACTCTTGGCCGGACGCGTTACTCGGGCTCGAAACGCGTCCCGCTGGCGGAGGGCGGTTCGCTCGCGAGGAACTCACGGAGCGCCGGAAAGCGGTTGGCCAGTTGCTTCAGCCAGTCGGTGTAGACGATCAACAGCGTCAGGATCATGATCGGGAACGGCAGGCTCGGGAGGATCTGGGAGACGGTGGGGAACACCGGCTGTAGCTGGATTGCGACGATCTGCAGGGCCCCGAAGAGGTAGGCTCCGAGCGCCGCTCTGTACGGATGCCACCCTCCGAAGATCACGATGGCGAGGGCGATCCATCCGAAGTTGAGCGTGTGCTGGAACGACCAGCCCAGTTTCACGTCCAGAGAGAAGGCGGCACCCGCGACGCCGACGAGGGCGCCGCCGACCGCCGTGTACAGGTAGCGGAGGCGGTTGACCGGGATACCCCTGGAATGTGCGCCTTCGGGGCGCTCGCCGACCGCTTGGAGCTTGAGCCCGGGCCGCGTCCGGAAGACGAACCAGTAGGCGACGAAGATGAGCACGATACTGGAATAGACCATGAGATCCTGTTGGAAGAAGACAGGTCCGATGAAGGGGATCGAGGCAAGCCCCGGGATGGGCAGATGTGGCACACCGGCCAGAGGCTGGTGGACGTACGGATTGCCGAGGAACGTGGAGAGGTCTCGCGTCAAGGCAAACATCACGAAACCGACGGCCACCTGGTTCAGGGTCAGCGTGATGCTGGCGTAGGCGATCACCAATGCCACGAGAATCCCGACGACGGCGGCAGCGGCGAAGCCCAGTGTCGTGCTGCCGGTGGTGAAGGCGACGGCGAAGCCGGCCATTGCCGAGAGCATGATGCTTCCGTCGAGGGAGAGGTTGACGACTCCTGCCTTCTCGGTGATGGTCTCGCCGACGACGGCGAAGACCAGTGGAGCCGATGCCGCGACGATCGATGCAAAGACGGCTTCCATCAGTGTTCCCCTGCCGGCGATGTTGAGGCCGCGGAGCCGATTCGCTTTCCGCGCCGGACCTGGAGGCCCTGCGCCAGCATGGCGAAGAGCACGAGGATGCCCTGAAGCACACCACCAAGCGACGAGTCCAGGTTCAGCCGGAGCTGCAACTGCGTGCTGCCAACGGAGATCATGGCAAAGAAGAAGGCGACGGGAGGCACCCAGAGCGCGCTGAGACTCACGAGAAGGGCGACGAGGATGCCGAGGTAGCCGTAGCCGCCCGATACGGCCGGCACGAGTTTGTGGAAGAAGCCCGTGACCTGGACCGTTCCTGCGAGTCCTGCAAGTCCGCCACCGATGGCGAACGCCGACAGCATGTAACGGTTGGTTGGGATGCCGAGCAGATAGGCGCTCTTCGGATTCCGGCCGACCGCCTTGATCCGAAGTCCGTAACGTGTCCCTCGCAAGAGGAGGTAGACGGCCACGACGGCCAGAACGGCAACACCGACGCCGACGAGCGACAGGCGTGATCCTGCGACAGTCGGCAGCCAGGCGCGTTCCGGGAACGGGTTCGTGCCGCTCGTCGAGGCGATACCGGCGCGTTTCCAGGGACCGATGATCAGGTAGGTGGCCAGTGCTTGTCCGACGAAGGTGAGTCCCAGCCCTCCGAAGATCTCGTTGACTCGTCCGTACACCTTGAGTGCACCCGCGAAGAGGGCCCAGATCATCCCTCCAAGCGCTCCGGCGACCATGGTGAGAACGATGAGCACCCAGACCGGCCCGTCGACCGTACGAGCCACATAGCTTGCAGCGATGGCTCCGGCGATCACCTGCCCTTCCACACCGATATTCCAGAGCCCCGCGGTGTAGGTGACGACGAGACCGGCAGACGTGAGCACGAGGGGGATCCAGGCCATGAGGGTGTCGGAGAGCTTCCGAGTGCTTCCGACGGACCCTTTCGCGAGAAGGTTGAAAGCCTCCAACGGTGGAGCGTTGACGAGCAGCATCAGGCCGGCCGCAACGAGAAGGGCGGCAACGATCGCAAAGACCGCCGAACCGAACCTGCGTGACCAGTTCATGCGGTGATCTTTCGTACGCCGCCGATCAGATAGCCGAGCTGCTCGACCGTGGCGCCGGCGGTGTCGATGACATCGAGGATCTCTCCCGAGAAGAACACGGCGATCCGGTCCGAGTACTCGAGAAGCTCGTCCAGGTCCGAGGATGCGAACACGATTGCGGTTCCGTCATCCCTTCGCTCGAGGAGTTGTCTCCACACCCAGTTGGCGGACTCGATGTCGAGCCCACGAGTGGGATGCTGCATGAGCAGGACGCGAAGCTCGTCCGGGGTCATGGCAAGGAGGAGTCGCTGCTGGTTTCCGC of Actinomycetota bacterium contains these proteins:
- a CDS encoding ABC transporter permease; its protein translation is MEAVFASIVAASAPLVFAVVGETITEKAGVVNLSLDGSIMLSAMAGFAVAFTTGSTTLGFAAAAVVGILVALVIAYASITLTLNQVAVGFVMFALTRDLSTFLGNPYVHQPLAGVPHLPIPGLASIPFIGPVFFQQDLMVYSSIVLIFVAYWFVFRTRPGLKLQAVGERPEGAHSRGIPVNRLRYLYTAVGGALVGVAGAAFSLDVKLGWSFQHTLNFGWIALAIVIFGGWHPYRAALGAYLFGALQIVAIQLQPVFPTVSQILPSLPFPIMILTLLIVYTDWLKQLANRFPALREFLASEPPSASGTRFEPE
- a CDS encoding amino acid ABC transporter substrate-binding protein is translated as MKRTHLWSALVLVLALVLGACASGGTTTTAAPGTTAAPGTTAAPGTTAAPGTTAAPGAPAPKVVTIGFTASVTGKFNTSSTRQVDGLQLWMDDVNNAGGITLGDGTVITFKAVTYDDESNKDRVQELYTKLATDDDADFLISPYSSGLTAASAVIAEQYGKVMITTGAASDSVYTQGYTSVYQVYTPSSRYLTSSVDLLTSLDPSAKKIAFVYENSKFSTGVVKAAKKYAEDNGFDVVLFEGYDPETTDFNPFINKIQAAVPDAILGGGHFQDGSAFARQLYEKNVPVKFVSLLVAPPEPTFAELGDAALGIAGPSQWEPAVKFTEASAAAAGADWIGLSSSDFVSEYKAAYGEEPSYHSAGGYAAGLLLQYAIQKADSLDNDAIKAALDATNLVTFFGPLRFDTTADFHGLQIAHDMVVVQWQKSGDQLVKQIVWPKAGATADAVYPLAR
- a CDS encoding ABC transporter permease, which codes for MNWSRRFGSAVFAIVAALLVAAGLMLLVNAPPLEAFNLLAKGSVGSTRKLSDTLMAWIPLVLTSAGLVVTYTAGLWNIGVEGQVIAGAIAASYVARTVDGPVWVLIVLTMVAGALGGMIWALFAGALKVYGRVNEIFGGLGLTFVGQALATYLIIGPWKRAGIASTSGTNPFPERAWLPTVAGSRLSLVGVGVAVLAVVAVYLLLRGTRYGLRIKAVGRNPKSAYLLGIPTNRYMLSAFAIGGGLAGLAGTVQVTGFFHKLVPAVSGGYGYLGILVALLVSLSALWVPPVAFFFAMISVGSTQLQLRLNLDSSLGGVLQGILVLFAMLAQGLQVRRGKRIGSAASTSPAGEH
- a CDS encoding ABC transporter ATP-binding protein is translated as MEMLDVRGVVSGYGELQILWGLDLVVEEGKLTALVGSNGAGKTTLLRTIMGQITPWEGTVTFQGEDVSRMPAHAKAELGMIMVPEGRQLFSDMTVRENLEMGATPKRARARMDSNLTKVFTLFPRLEERSKQSAGTMSGGEQQMLAVARGIMAEPKILMIDELSLGLAPVLTLELFHSLQQLQREGLTILLVEQNVRMALKVSEYAFVMSEGKVDFHGTSAEIEQNDAVKQAYLGI
- a CDS encoding branched-chain amino acid ABC transporter permease; this encodes MSLDMLVASSFDGLLMGFVYGIAAMGLTLIWGVMDVINLAHGPLIAIGMFGVYELFTFLGLNPFLALIIVAAVGLAFGFLVYFVAVHRVIDAPPLSSLLSTFSVNMMIIGIGTAILSTTSYNVEYTLGSVSAGPITVTGTSLSAAAVAILVTFLLYWFMYRTRHGKYIRAVANNRQAAELMGIPSTRILALTFGIGTMLAMIAGGLISTILPINILGGGIYELKSFVIVVLGGLGNPLGALVGGLILGLIEGIVPVFMKTTWVPVLEFVLFIMILLVMPQGLFGKKKS
- a CDS encoding branched-chain amino acid ABC transporter permease; this translates as MKRVPGLLLTVAIVVVLALIPAVSGKASTRESMSTILMAIALASSLNILLGYTGYVSFGHIVFFGVGGYVGFYTVSQLGWSLWLSVLAGGVAAGLLALGLGKSILHLRGAYFALATIGVNEAMRALVNNFKPFGGPVGMDLKFSVYKEYGGAATALWTVYWAVAAITVIVIVVSYVVKRSKFGLGLLAIREDEDAAEVMGVNAPNAKTWSYVLSAVFPGLIGVLFFFKNGNIEPGDAFRLQQSIELIVMVMLGGFGTVIGPVLGAGVYQQLRRSLLTSPVFKNVQLAVAGLLLLLIILFIPGGAIGWLRKRFPRLRKVLE
- a CDS encoding ABC transporter ATP-binding protein, whose protein sequence is MILQVQEVTKQFGGLTAVDNVSFSLHGGEILGMIGPNGAGKTTLFNCINGVFSPTHGKIIFRGTDITGKRTYRIAHLGLSRTHQIVRPLNELTVRQNVIVGACYGKDDLSIGAAGDVADEVMEFVHLHERSEMLAGSLNVAQKKRLEMARALAARPHLLLLDEVLAGLNQTEVHGMLTTIRQIRDQGVTIIMIEHIMHAIMNLSDRIIVLNYGGMIADGTPSEVSEDEQVIEAYLGNPELAAQILEEGRS